One stretch of Bradyrhizobium canariense DNA includes these proteins:
- a CDS encoding tripartite tricarboxylate transporter permease: MYCFLGVLVGNLVGVLPGMGPVATISILLPLTFGMQPVPAILMLSGVYYGAQYGGAICSILLNLPCHPPHAVTCLDGFPLTKQGKGGTALGITIIAAFVGASFGITEMIFLAPFLVKMALEFGPAEVCSLMLVGLLAGSTLAKGSPLKGIAMTVFGLLVGIVGSDIETGQPRFTFGITELFDGVEIVALALGMFGIAEFMNSINNTEAVDMKYAKVGISDMFPSKADLKKSFFPMIRGTLLGSLCALIPGTGPTIASFVSYATEKKISKTPERFGHGAIEGVACPEASTHSSVQGDFIPTMSLGIPGDTVMALLLGALIIHGIVPGPQLISQHADIFWGLIASFWIGNILLVILNVPMIGLWVKLLSIPYRYLYPSAMFFVCIGVYAANNDMFQVGETLFIGILGYILLRLDFHPAPILLGFVLGPRFEENFRRSLLISRGDLTTFIDRPISAFFLLISVVLIVAQIYVWLRKPKIIAEEKAIEAQVPTTPYSELAE, from the coding sequence ATGTACTGCTTCCTTGGCGTGCTGGTCGGCAACCTCGTCGGCGTGCTGCCGGGAATGGGCCCTGTAGCCACGATTTCCATTCTGCTCCCGCTGACCTTCGGGATGCAGCCGGTGCCCGCGATCCTGATGCTCTCCGGCGTCTATTACGGCGCGCAGTATGGCGGCGCCATCTGCTCGATCCTGCTGAACTTGCCCTGTCATCCACCGCACGCGGTGACATGCCTTGACGGGTTTCCACTGACAAAGCAGGGCAAGGGCGGCACGGCGCTCGGCATCACCATCATCGCGGCCTTTGTCGGCGCATCGTTCGGCATCACCGAGATGATTTTCCTTGCGCCGTTCCTCGTCAAGATGGCGCTCGAATTCGGACCGGCCGAAGTATGCTCACTGATGCTGGTGGGATTGCTCGCAGGCTCGACGCTGGCCAAGGGATCGCCGCTCAAGGGGATCGCGATGACGGTTTTCGGCCTTCTGGTCGGCATCGTGGGATCGGATATCGAAACCGGGCAACCCCGCTTCACTTTCGGTATCACTGAGTTGTTCGACGGCGTCGAAATCGTCGCGCTGGCGCTCGGCATGTTCGGCATCGCCGAATTCATGAACAGCATCAACAATACCGAAGCCGTCGATATGAAGTACGCCAAGGTCGGCATCTCCGACATGTTCCCGTCGAAGGCGGACCTCAAGAAATCGTTCTTCCCGATGATCCGCGGCACCTTGCTCGGGAGCCTCTGTGCGCTGATTCCGGGTACCGGGCCGACCATCGCCTCCTTCGTGTCCTACGCCACCGAGAAGAAGATATCGAAAACGCCGGAGCGTTTCGGTCACGGCGCGATCGAGGGCGTCGCATGTCCGGAAGCGTCAACGCACTCCTCCGTGCAGGGCGATTTCATCCCGACCATGAGCCTAGGCATTCCGGGCGACACCGTGATGGCTTTGCTGTTGGGCGCGCTCATCATTCACGGCATCGTTCCGGGCCCGCAACTGATCAGCCAGCACGCCGACATCTTCTGGGGGCTGATCGCAAGCTTCTGGATCGGCAATATCCTGCTGGTCATCCTCAACGTGCCGATGATCGGCCTGTGGGTGAAGCTGCTGAGCATTCCCTACCGCTATCTCTATCCGAGCGCGATGTTCTTCGTCTGCATCGGGGTCTATGCCGCCAACAACGACATGTTCCAGGTCGGCGAGACCCTGTTCATCGGCATCCTCGGCTACATCCTGCTGCGCCTCGACTTCCATCCCGCGCCAATCCTGCTCGGATTTGTGCTGGGACCGCGCTTCGAGGAGAACTTCCGCCGCAGCCTGCTGATCTCTCGGGGCGATCTGACGACCTTTATCGATCGTCCGATCAGTGCGTTCTTTCTCCTCATCAGCGTCGTACTGATCGTGGCGCAGATTTACGTCTGGCTGCGCAAGCCAAAAATCATCGCTGAGGAAAAGGCGATCGAGGCCCAGGTGCCGACGACGCCATATTCAGAACTGGCCGAATAA
- a CDS encoding molybdate ABC transporter substrate-binding protein, producing the protein MRRRVAAPAQGRLYRRGYCELLRQRSDIFGCHDIAARRSCDRLMPMWRQVWLPIGVRRAAPENGIGAGAAAILPTFGQLSPEFEESDMKKVNSASAALALRCRCWAAGVVVGVGLAIAAFTFHSPVLAQPAAAQELAVIPPDKDTDLKFYRTDGTIQEGVAALEHMTSDANLVVWVAGNQFFAMDEVIGAFQKAYPGVTVGLITLPPGLILSAIEGGGWRYNGREYRCRPDIYASVNLGHLQRLKTAGLMLKYEIYMHNELQMMVAKGNPKRIAGIDDLVRNDVRTSLPNPVNEGIMQFYARKILERHGIWTQIANGRECASCQTTERNWFTAVHHRETPERIRDDKSDVGIVWKTEVMQALRQGAQVEAVELPASDSLRDEVSYAVGALENGRHRENADNYLAFLATPAAQDAYAKFGFVKARPDELTLKPIN; encoded by the coding sequence ATGCGCCGCAGGGTTGCCGCACCAGCCCAGGGGCGGCTGTATCGGCGCGGGTATTGCGAGTTGCTTAGGCAACGATCCGATATTTTCGGTTGTCACGACATCGCAGCTCGGAGGAGTTGCGACCGCCTGATGCCGATGTGGCGGCAAGTCTGGCTGCCAATCGGTGTTCGACGTGCGGCCCCAGAGAATGGTATCGGCGCCGGGGCGGCGGCCATTCTGCCGACGTTTGGCCAGCTTTCGCCTGAGTTCGAGGAGAGTGATATGAAAAAAGTGAATTCCGCCTCGGCCGCGTTGGCTTTGAGGTGCCGGTGTTGGGCAGCCGGAGTGGTGGTGGGCGTCGGCCTGGCGATCGCGGCTTTTACTTTTCACTCTCCCGTTTTGGCACAACCTGCGGCGGCGCAGGAATTGGCGGTGATCCCGCCCGACAAGGATACCGACCTCAAATTCTACCGAACCGACGGGACAATTCAGGAGGGCGTCGCGGCGCTCGAGCATATGACGTCCGATGCAAACCTCGTTGTCTGGGTTGCCGGAAATCAGTTCTTCGCGATGGACGAGGTGATCGGCGCTTTTCAAAAGGCCTATCCCGGCGTGACGGTTGGGCTGATCACGCTTCCCCCGGGCTTGATCCTGTCGGCGATTGAAGGCGGAGGCTGGCGTTACAACGGCAGGGAGTACCGATGCAGGCCCGACATCTATGCATCCGTCAATCTCGGGCATCTGCAACGGCTCAAGACGGCCGGTCTGATGCTTAAGTATGAGATCTACATGCACAATGAACTGCAGATGATGGTGGCCAAGGGCAATCCGAAGCGGATCGCCGGGATCGACGACCTCGTTCGCAACGACGTTCGAACCTCTCTGCCCAATCCGGTCAATGAAGGGATCATGCAGTTCTATGCGCGCAAGATACTGGAGCGGCACGGAATCTGGACGCAGATTGCGAATGGCCGGGAATGCGCATCCTGTCAGACCACCGAGCGTAACTGGTTTACCGCCGTGCACCATCGGGAAACCCCGGAACGTATTCGCGACGATAAATCCGATGTCGGCATCGTGTGGAAGACAGAAGTGATGCAAGCTCTGCGCCAGGGCGCTCAAGTAGAGGCTGTCGAGCTGCCTGCTTCCGACAGCCTGCGTGATGAAGTGTCGTACGCCGTGGGGGCATTGGAGAACGGCCGGCACAGGGAGAATGCCGACAATTATCTCGCTTTCCTCGCTACCCCCGCCGCACAGGACGCCTACGCGAAGTTCGGGTTCGTCAAAGCCCGGCCGGATGAGCTTACCCTCAAGCCGATCAATTGA
- a CDS encoding tripartite tricarboxylate transporter TctB family protein, translating to MQDRFKLKRDYYAGGLMMLIGVGAAVIGTGYKFGSLARMGPGFMPVMLGIVLAFLGILIAGTALASSEPDDSRFLPDNPQWFGWLCIIAGPILFIILGQYAGMIPAVFACVFVCALGDKTATYKSSAILAAGVTVFGVLLFHYLLSIPFPLLRGVNL from the coding sequence TTGCAGGACAGATTTAAGCTGAAACGCGACTATTATGCCGGCGGCCTGATGATGCTGATCGGCGTCGGAGCCGCGGTCATCGGCACTGGCTACAAGTTCGGCAGCCTCGCCCGGATGGGTCCCGGATTCATGCCGGTCATGCTCGGCATTGTCCTGGCGTTCCTCGGCATCCTGATCGCCGGCACCGCCCTGGCCTCATCTGAGCCTGACGACTCCAGGTTCCTGCCGGACAATCCGCAATGGTTCGGCTGGCTCTGCATTATCGCCGGCCCGATCCTATTCATCATCCTCGGACAATACGCAGGCATGATCCCTGCTGTATTCGCCTGCGTCTTTGTCTGCGCGCTCGGGGACAAGACAGCGACCTACAAATCGTCGGCCATCCTGGCAGCCGGTGTCACGGTATTCGGGGTCCTGCTGTTCCATTACCTGCTCAGCATCCCGTTCCCCTTGTTGCGCGGGGTCAACCTGTGA